The following proteins come from a genomic window of Dongia rigui:
- a CDS encoding ABC transporter ATP-binding protein: protein MTDLALSPAPAATHEKPRKRSAFAAVAAFTAIYWRREWLRALWTAGAMMAATLMDIAIPVFAGHLIDAVSETRDQASLDNAITALASIVGLGIVAVAFRFLGFLGIVRLSLRIMSRMVADSFWRVQRFATDWHANTFAGSTVRKITRGMWAMDTLNDTVLLALFPAFVVLVGSSALLAWHWPLMGLAVLMGSVFYVAMVVTLSLKFVGPAASLSNQWDTKMGGALADSITCNAVVKSFGAEAREDALLGKVIAKWQRRSRRSWMRMTHNGTIQATMLLLFRVSIIGMALMLWWQGRATPGEVVYVLTAYLVIHGYLFDIGFYIRDLQRSVNDMEELVEINATPFGVKDSHWARPIAITKGEIVFDDVTFHYAGHATPLYENFSLTIKAGEKVGLVGLSGSGKTTFVKLVQRLYDIQKGEIRIDGQNVALAQQSSLRSQIALVQQEPILFHRSLAENIAYAKPGATLAEIEQAARLANAHDFIERLPKGYQTLVGERGVKLSGGERQRVALARAFLADAPILILDEATSSLDSESEHLIQEATARLIEGRTAIVIAHRLSTVRALERILIFDRGRVVEEGSHATLIGNETGIYRRLFDRQVLGLIDEDETEAA from the coding sequence ATGACCGACCTTGCCCTGTCGCCCGCACCGGCGGCGACCCATGAGAAACCCCGCAAACGCAGCGCTTTTGCCGCGGTGGCAGCGTTCACCGCCATCTATTGGCGGCGTGAATGGCTGCGCGCGTTGTGGACCGCCGGCGCCATGATGGCGGCGACGTTGATGGATATCGCCATCCCCGTCTTCGCGGGCCATCTCATCGATGCGGTGAGCGAGACGCGCGACCAGGCTTCGCTCGACAATGCGATAACGGCACTCGCCAGCATCGTCGGGCTTGGCATCGTCGCCGTCGCCTTCCGCTTCCTCGGCTTCCTCGGCATCGTGCGCCTTTCCTTACGCATCATGTCGCGGATGGTGGCCGACAGCTTCTGGCGCGTGCAGCGTTTTGCCACCGACTGGCATGCCAACACCTTCGCCGGATCGACCGTGCGCAAGATCACGCGCGGCATGTGGGCGATGGATACGCTCAACGACACGGTGCTGCTGGCGCTCTTCCCAGCCTTCGTCGTGCTGGTGGGATCGAGCGCCTTGCTCGCCTGGCATTGGCCGCTGATGGGCCTGGCCGTGCTGATGGGATCGGTCTTCTACGTCGCCATGGTGGTGACGCTGTCGCTGAAATTCGTGGGGCCGGCGGCATCGCTTTCCAACCAGTGGGACACGAAGATGGGTGGCGCCTTGGCCGATTCCATCACCTGCAACGCCGTGGTGAAAAGCTTCGGCGCCGAGGCGCGCGAGGACGCGCTCCTTGGCAAGGTCATCGCCAAATGGCAGCGCCGCAGCCGCCGCTCCTGGATGCGCATGACGCATAACGGCACGATCCAGGCGACGATGCTGCTGCTGTTCCGTGTCAGCATCATCGGCATGGCCTTGATGCTGTGGTGGCAAGGCCGCGCGACACCTGGCGAGGTGGTCTATGTGCTGACCGCCTATCTGGTCATCCACGGCTATCTCTTTGATATCGGCTTCTACATCCGCGACCTGCAGCGTTCGGTCAACGATATGGAGGAACTGGTGGAGATCAACGCGACACCCTTCGGCGTCAAGGACAGCCATTGGGCGCGGCCGATCGCCATCACAAAGGGCGAGATCGTGTTCGACGACGTGACCTTCCACTATGCGGGTCACGCCACACCGCTCTATGAGAACTTCTCGCTCACCATCAAAGCGGGCGAGAAGGTGGGGCTTGTGGGCCTCTCCGGATCGGGCAAGACGACCTTCGTCAAGCTGGTGCAGCGGCTCTACGACATCCAGAAGGGTGAGATCCGCATCGACGGGCAGAATGTGGCGCTGGCGCAGCAATCGAGTCTCCGCTCGCAGATTGCCCTGGTGCAGCAGGAGCCGATCCTGTTCCACCGGTCGCTTGCCGAGAACATCGCCTATGCGAAGCCCGGTGCCACGCTGGCCGAGATCGAACAGGCGGCGCGTCTGGCCAACGCCCATGACTTCATCGAGCGTTTGCCCAAGGGCTATCAGACCCTTGTCGGCGAGCGCGGGGTGAAGCTCTCAGGCGGCGAGCGGCAGCGTGTCGCATTGGCGCGGGCGTTCCTGGCCGATGCGCCGATCCTGATCCTCGATGAGGCGACCTCGAGTCTCGATTCGGAATCTGAGCATCTCATTCAGGAAGCGACGGCGCGGTTGATCGAAGGCCGCACGGCCATCGTCATCGCCCACCGCCTCTCCACGGTCCGGGCCCTCGAGCGCATCCTCATCTTCGACCGCGGCCGCGTGGTCGAGGAAGGCAGCCACGCCACCCTCATCGGCAACGAGACCGGCATCTACCGCCGCCTCTTCGACCGCCAGGTGCTGGGACTGATCGACGAGGACGAGACCGAGGCGGCGTAG
- a CDS encoding phosphorylase family protein, producing the protein MLVVIPLEEELLQFQQAFGVLEDMCTSTTVRYRFSTPSEELKCIVILQEEMGKSSAIHAVESFLAEYEVGLIVCLGIAGSVSADLGLGDVCYSGSIIDVYDNNKALDTTHGTIDIEFSPTNYQTPRNLTAAFNMVRTRPALQGSYAEWRKDQKQAFKSICADLALDLDVTDLVQETKALNGIVACGVVSKSSAYNAKLRSVNRKVLAIDTESGGIFHVAGSHEIPAVTIRGISDRADGDKSALEERTKGAVRKIAALNAATFLKLQFLNPQFKNFLADRRSFKGANGQIVSLSLSSDQDEITSLVVRSGQLIDEKLRELCPEIRLQPKGYHLPTPRMRQYDFASGVGEELESDPVDVCDALRDRQVILINIPRTYPDQSIAWVIADDVLATVIEDLQALPIVIDGESLRPPSRGLIELAQRERIDLRPDLSAKIVFIVDNLPFASKSNLAFLIDQIKVFPNSKFVFLSRVDANLVRESEFLDSVPADTFELCKISFEEIANFLEKNFAMSGSEAGVVALRLHETFDQFDLSAHPTYFAGIPRETLAALLQANRRSELIQLAVDGFLSFVVADDPSNINLSRTTRSRFLKKLAVSINVQKMNFGQEELVGYTREFATAFDFNINPLVFISAFVQKGILHFEGDRIAFTLPFIERYLLALSLLDDEALALKYFNFDDPDFDFPTFDIYAEIGASSKIVDKLRQRIAHCANQLRPSQAEKHILLSDSVLPTMMGKPERLHSLQTRLRKAIENVQSNRDDKKEKQRLLDISDKIRRQASKKARSSSGDAKKTRDQEVESLEAAVQIWNLGTVLLGSGAEHLNAETKQELARELIEFATTIMHSWTRLRAATNFAEVKAELTKDSFVREFIDNNGSKQSFEETRTLIASLVDVLEYGYLCEPFRRVVHSLCEGARHKVLATSVEKAKVDSLMERVVHGSWLADIDTRRGLTLLRETVKSLPNLPFLRINLANHLLTRVYWSQWRAEDRLALLDLANETIQPIKVSDDLRAGSLSFNKTKLARIINPGSKKKRKRTRKRKTK; encoded by the coding sequence ATGCTCGTCGTCATCCCACTCGAGGAAGAGCTACTGCAATTTCAGCAGGCCTTCGGAGTGCTTGAGGATATGTGTACAAGCACGACCGTGCGATATCGCTTTTCAACACCGTCCGAGGAGCTCAAATGCATAGTCATACTGCAGGAGGAGATGGGAAAGAGTTCTGCAATTCATGCTGTAGAGAGCTTTCTTGCAGAATATGAGGTCGGTCTAATTGTTTGCTTGGGAATCGCGGGAAGTGTTTCTGCCGATTTGGGCTTGGGCGACGTTTGCTACTCCGGTAGCATTATTGACGTCTACGACAATAATAAAGCGCTCGATACCACCCACGGAACTATCGATATAGAGTTCTCACCGACGAACTATCAAACGCCGCGTAATCTAACAGCAGCTTTCAATATGGTGCGGACGCGTCCAGCGCTTCAGGGAAGTTATGCAGAGTGGCGTAAAGACCAAAAGCAGGCTTTTAAATCCATATGTGCCGATCTTGCACTCGATCTCGACGTAACCGATTTAGTGCAAGAAACGAAAGCACTAAACGGGATTGTAGCATGTGGGGTCGTAAGCAAGAGTTCCGCTTACAACGCGAAGCTCCGGTCTGTAAATCGCAAAGTACTAGCAATAGATACTGAATCGGGAGGCATCTTCCATGTCGCGGGATCTCACGAGATACCGGCAGTAACAATTCGGGGAATTTCGGACCGAGCAGACGGAGACAAATCCGCTTTAGAAGAGCGAACTAAAGGTGCAGTCAGAAAAATTGCAGCCTTGAATGCTGCTACTTTTCTAAAGCTCCAATTTCTAAATCCACAGTTCAAGAACTTCCTTGCAGATCGGCGAAGCTTTAAGGGAGCCAACGGGCAGATTGTCAGCCTTTCCCTCTCGTCTGATCAAGACGAGATTACTTCTCTAGTAGTTCGATCTGGTCAGTTGATTGATGAGAAGCTCCGGGAATTGTGTCCCGAAATTCGCCTTCAGCCTAAAGGATACCACCTCCCCACGCCACGAATGCGTCAATACGATTTCGCAAGTGGAGTCGGAGAAGAGTTAGAGTCTGACCCAGTCGATGTTTGCGACGCCTTGCGCGATCGCCAGGTGATTTTGATCAACATTCCGAGGACGTATCCCGACCAAAGCATAGCCTGGGTCATCGCCGATGATGTATTGGCGACAGTCATTGAAGATTTGCAGGCATTGCCAATAGTGATCGACGGAGAGTCTTTGCGGCCACCAAGCCGCGGCCTGATCGAGCTGGCCCAACGCGAAAGAATAGATCTAAGGCCCGATTTATCGGCGAAGATAGTTTTTATAGTCGATAACTTACCCTTCGCTTCGAAGAGCAATCTTGCATTCTTAATCGACCAGATAAAGGTATTTCCAAATTCAAAGTTTGTTTTTCTGTCACGCGTTGATGCAAATCTTGTTCGCGAAAGCGAATTTCTAGATTCCGTTCCAGCGGACACATTCGAGCTGTGTAAGATTTCGTTTGAAGAAATAGCGAATTTTCTCGAGAAGAATTTCGCGATGTCCGGATCCGAAGCCGGAGTAGTCGCCTTACGGCTTCACGAGACGTTCGATCAATTTGATCTCTCTGCACATCCAACATATTTCGCTGGAATCCCACGTGAGACTCTAGCCGCGCTACTTCAAGCAAATCGCCGCTCAGAACTTATACAGCTTGCTGTGGACGGATTCCTGTCGTTCGTGGTTGCAGATGATCCTTCAAATATCAATCTAAGCCGTACAACGCGCTCACGGTTCCTAAAGAAGTTAGCGGTATCTATTAATGTTCAGAAAATGAACTTTGGCCAAGAAGAGCTAGTCGGGTACACGAGAGAATTTGCGACGGCTTTCGATTTCAATATTAATCCACTAGTCTTCATCTCAGCATTCGTACAAAAGGGCATCCTTCACTTTGAAGGTGATAGAATTGCTTTCACATTACCCTTTATCGAGAGATACCTTCTGGCCCTGTCGCTATTAGATGACGAAGCTCTTGCCCTAAAATACTTCAACTTTGACGACCCAGACTTTGATTTTCCCACGTTCGACATCTATGCCGAAATAGGGGCGTCATCGAAAATAGTCGACAAGCTCAGGCAGCGCATTGCTCACTGCGCGAACCAATTGAGGCCGTCGCAAGCTGAGAAGCACATTCTGCTTTCCGATAGCGTCTTGCCGACAATGATGGGTAAGCCAGAGAGGCTACACTCTCTGCAAACTCGTCTTCGAAAAGCGATAGAAAATGTCCAGTCCAACAGGGACGATAAAAAGGAAAAGCAACGTCTCCTGGATATCTCCGACAAGATTCGTCGGCAGGCCTCCAAGAAAGCTAGAAGTTCGTCGGGAGACGCTAAGAAAACTCGCGACCAAGAGGTCGAGAGCTTGGAAGCAGCTGTTCAGATATGGAATCTCGGGACTGTCCTGTTGGGATCAGGAGCAGAGCATCTGAATGCGGAAACCAAACAGGAATTGGCGAGAGAGTTGATCGAATTTGCGACCACAATAATGCACTCCTGGACGCGTTTGAGAGCGGCAACAAATTTCGCAGAAGTTAAAGCTGAGCTTACCAAGGACTCTTTTGTCAGAGAGTTCATCGACAACAATGGCTCGAAACAATCGTTCGAGGAGACTAGAACGCTAATTGCTAGCTTAGTCGATGTCTTGGAGTACGGCTATTTATGTGAGCCGTTTAGACGGGTGGTCCATTCGCTATGCGAAGGCGCGCGGCATAAGGTTCTGGCAACTAGCGTAGAGAAAGCCAAAGTAGATTCGCTAATGGAAAGGGTAGTGCATGGCTCTTGGTTAGCGGATATCGACACTAGGCGGGGTCTAACGCTACTACGCGAGACAGTGAAGTCCCTTCCAAACTTGCCTTTCCTTAGGATTAATCTAGCCAATCATCTTTTGACTCGAGTGTACTGGAGTCAGTGGAGAGCTGAAGATCGTCTTGCCCTGCTTGACCTCGCAAATGAAACTATACAGCCAATTAAGGTCTCCGATGATCTTCGAGCTGGCAGCCTATCCTTCAATAAGACAAAATTGGCACGGATCATTAATCCGGGCTCCAAAAAGAAACGAAAGCGGACCAGAAAGCGGAAGACCAAGTAA
- a CDS encoding amidohydrolase family protein has product MSGDLLLRSVRLTNGETADIAIRGGLVAAIGRDLTGDQVIEGRGRLALPALVEAHAHFDKTLWGTGWPSNSAGPTLRDYIDNERRILRDVRTPIADRAGKLIETCIAKGSLHFRCHIDVDPEFGLSHVEAMMRLREKYRGIITMDFVVFPQTGMLIRPGTVEIMEAALKMGVENVGGLDPCGIDNDPVRHLETVFGLARNYDRGVDIHLHDKGELGLWQIERIADFTVAYGRQGRTVISHAYCLGQATSARLEKIAARLADNGISIMTTAPADTPAPPVLDLRAAGVNVCMGSDGIRDAWSPLGTGDMLDRALFLCLRFDLAKDAELAAAFDCVTEGGARAIGLKDYGPAVGHPANLVLVEAGNVGMAIAERRSDRTVIAHGRVVAENGAFLG; this is encoded by the coding sequence ATGTCCGGGGATTTGCTGCTGCGCAGCGTTAGGCTGACGAACGGCGAAACGGCCGATATCGCCATCCGCGGCGGCCTGGTCGCAGCGATCGGTCGGGACCTTACCGGCGACCAGGTGATCGAGGGGCGGGGCAGGTTGGCACTGCCGGCCCTGGTCGAGGCCCATGCCCATTTCGACAAGACGCTCTGGGGGACGGGGTGGCCCAGCAACAGCGCCGGGCCGACGTTGCGGGACTATATCGACAATGAGCGGCGCATCTTGCGCGATGTCAGAACCCCCATTGCCGACCGGGCGGGGAAGCTCATTGAAACCTGCATCGCCAAGGGCTCGCTGCATTTCCGCTGCCATATCGACGTCGATCCGGAATTCGGCCTCAGCCATGTCGAAGCCATGATGCGCCTGCGCGAGAAGTACCGTGGCATCATCACCATGGATTTCGTCGTCTTCCCGCAGACCGGGATGCTGATCCGCCCCGGCACGGTGGAGATCATGGAAGCGGCGCTCAAAATGGGGGTCGAAAATGTCGGTGGGCTAGACCCCTGCGGCATCGACAACGACCCGGTCCGGCATCTCGAAACGGTGTTCGGCCTCGCCCGGAATTATGATCGCGGCGTTGATATCCATCTCCACGACAAGGGCGAGCTTGGCCTGTGGCAAATCGAGCGCATCGCCGATTTCACGGTAGCCTACGGGCGGCAGGGGCGCACCGTCATCAGCCATGCCTATTGCTTAGGACAGGCGACGTCGGCGCGGCTGGAGAAGATCGCGGCGCGTCTTGCCGATAACGGCATCAGCATCATGACCACGGCACCGGCCGATACGCCGGCCCCGCCCGTCCTCGACCTGCGTGCGGCCGGGGTCAATGTCTGCATGGGGTCGGATGGCATCCGCGATGCCTGGTCGCCCCTGGGCACCGGCGACATGCTGGACCGGGCCCTGTTCCTCTGCCTGCGTTTCGACCTCGCCAAGGATGCTGAACTGGCCGCGGCCTTCGATTGCGTGACGGAAGGCGGTGCCCGCGCCATCGGCCTCAAGGATTACGGGCCGGCCGTCGGGCATCCGGCAAATCTGGTGCTGGTCGAGGCGGGGAATGTCGGCATGGCCATCGCCGAACGCCGCAGCGACCGCACGGTCATCGCGCATGGACGGGTTGTGGCAGAAAACGGCGCATTCCTGGGGTAA
- a CDS encoding ABC transporter substrate-binding protein translates to MAMDLKTMQSLAGRGRMGRRDFIQMALAAGITVTAAETLFANAARAEPKKGGKFRAGLGHGQTSDSLDPATWANAFSADVGFVLGSCLTGIDQKNNVIPDLAESFEPSDGAKTWVFKLKKGVEFHNGRSLKAADVVATYNYHRDENSKSGAKPALADITDIKADGDETVVFTLKAGSADFPYITTDYHLPIFAALDGGGIDWKSGIGTGPFVMENYQPGVKFTGKRHPNFHKDGPYFDEIEILSIVDVAARQNALITGDVDYIDRVDLKTLGLLQRNPGLKITDITGFSHYVAPMDVRAKPFDNVDVRLALKWAIDREEIVKKVLLGHGTPGNDNPLAPSIKFATQPEPVFSYDPDKAKFHLKKAGLSSLSVDLSASDAAFAGAVDAAVLMKDSAAKVGIDINVIKEANDGYWDAVWMKKPWCFSYWSGRPTADWMFTTAYAADAAWNDTFWKNDRFNELLLKARAETDEPSRAAMYKEMQQILHDDGGIMVLMFNNFTSAHSDKVAHGDLNSNYDHDGGYIFERWWFA, encoded by the coding sequence ATGGCGATGGATCTCAAGACGATGCAATCCCTGGCCGGCCGCGGCCGCATGGGCCGGCGCGATTTCATCCAGATGGCGCTGGCGGCCGGTATCACCGTGACGGCTGCCGAGACGCTCTTTGCCAATGCCGCCCGTGCCGAGCCGAAGAAAGGCGGCAAGTTCCGCGCCGGTCTCGGCCATGGCCAGACCTCGGACAGTCTCGATCCCGCGACCTGGGCCAATGCCTTTTCAGCGGATGTCGGCTTCGTGCTGGGCTCCTGCCTGACCGGCATCGACCAGAAGAACAATGTCATCCCCGATCTCGCGGAAAGCTTCGAGCCGTCGGACGGCGCCAAGACCTGGGTCTTCAAGCTGAAGAAGGGCGTCGAATTCCATAACGGCCGGTCACTGAAGGCCGCCGACGTGGTGGCGACCTATAACTATCACCGCGACGAGAATTCGAAATCGGGTGCCAAGCCCGCTTTGGCCGACATCACCGACATCAAGGCCGATGGCGACGAGACGGTGGTCTTCACCCTGAAGGCCGGCAGCGCCGATTTCCCCTATATCACCACCGATTACCACCTGCCGATCTTCGCCGCGCTCGATGGCGGCGGCATCGATTGGAAATCGGGCATTGGCACCGGCCCCTTCGTGATGGAGAATTACCAGCCGGGCGTCAAATTCACCGGCAAGCGGCATCCGAATTTCCACAAGGACGGTCCCTATTTCGACGAGATCGAGATTCTCTCCATCGTCGACGTGGCGGCGCGGCAGAACGCCCTCATCACGGGTGACGTCGATTACATCGACCGCGTCGATCTGAAGACGCTGGGCCTGCTGCAGCGCAATCCCGGCCTCAAGATCACCGACATCACCGGCTTCTCGCATTACGTGGCGCCGATGGATGTGCGCGCCAAGCCCTTCGACAATGTCGATGTGCGCCTGGCGCTGAAATGGGCGATCGACCGCGAGGAGATCGTGAAGAAGGTGCTGCTCGGCCACGGCACGCCGGGGAATGACAACCCGCTCGCCCCCTCGATCAAATTCGCGACCCAGCCCGAACCGGTCTTTTCCTATGATCCGGACAAGGCGAAGTTCCATCTCAAAAAAGCCGGTCTCTCATCCCTCTCGGTCGATCTCTCGGCCTCGGACGCGGCCTTTGCCGGCGCCGTCGATGCCGCTGTGCTGATGAAGGATTCGGCCGCCAAGGTCGGCATCGACATCAACGTCATCAAGGAAGCCAATGACGGCTATTGGGACGCAGTGTGGATGAAGAAGCCCTGGTGCTTCTCCTATTGGAGCGGCCGGCCCACGGCCGATTGGATGTTCACCACGGCCTATGCGGCGGACGCCGCCTGGAACGACACCTTCTGGAAGAACGACCGTTTCAACGAGCTTCTGCTCAAGGCCCGCGCCGAAACCGACGAGCCGTCGCGCGCCGCCATGTACAAGGAAATGCAGCAGATCCTCCATGACGATGGCGGCATCATGGTCTTGATGTTCAACAACTTCACCTCGGCCCATTCCGACAAGGTGGCGCACGGCGATCTCAATTCGAATTACGACCATGACGGCGGCTATATCTTCGAACGCTGGTGGTTTGCTTAA
- a CDS encoding NUDIX domain-containing protein: MTVIRIKDSRVLSDDYYLLKKTTFEIQRRDGSWVTTTRETYDRGNGCCILLYDPKRKTVLLTRQFRFPAYVNGHPEPLIEVCAGLLDEHDPETAIVKEAAEECGVTVTNPTRVFECFMSPGSVTERLTFFIAEYTPEMRTGDGGGLAHEGEDIEVIEMTLTQALAQVKDGRICDAKTVMLLQYAALNGVMG; encoded by the coding sequence ATGACGGTAATCCGCATCAAAGACTCCCGCGTTCTATCCGACGACTACTATCTCCTCAAGAAAACCACCTTCGAGATTCAGCGCCGCGACGGGTCTTGGGTGACGACGACGCGGGAGACGTATGATCGGGGGAATGGGTGTTGCATTCTGCTCTATGACCCCAAGCGCAAGACCGTGCTGCTGACGCGGCAGTTTCGCTTTCCGGCCTATGTGAATGGGCATCCTGAGCCGCTCATTGAAGTATGCGCGGGGTTGCTGGATGAGCATGATCCGGAGACGGCGATCGTCAAGGAGGCGGCGGAGGAATGCGGTGTCACCGTCACCAACCCGACGCGGGTGTTTGAATGCTTCATGAGCCCGGGGTCGGTCACCGAGCGCCTGACCTTCTTCATCGCCGAATACACGCCCGAGATGCGCACCGGCGATGGCGGGGGCCTGGCACATGAGGGCGAGGATATCGAGGTGATCGAGATGACCTTGACGCAAGCGCTGGCCCAGGTGAAGGACGGGCGCATCTGTGATGCGAAGACGGTGATGCTGCTGCAGTATGCGGCGCTGAATGGCGTGATGGGGTAA
- a CDS encoding TetR/AcrR family transcriptional regulator — MAEGGLRERQKEKRKQAIMVAAAKLFQAQGFNAASMEDIAAAAELSVGTVYNYFKSKAEIGLAIYQADRDLVQAATSKVIDNPPADPVDAICRMMETDFETEIGYLDRAVWSALFGASFTDQSSLSTAFVSDELMRVDQFRKLLGVLKARGKIGAEADIDAAAEMLGALNLWYFMRWLAGLRAGADNAESGILDAEAKATLRRHVAQLMQGMRV; from the coding sequence ATGGCCGAAGGCGGCTTGCGCGAACGCCAAAAAGAGAAGCGAAAACAAGCGATTATGGTGGCGGCGGCGAAGCTCTTCCAAGCGCAAGGCTTCAACGCGGCCTCGATGGAAGACATCGCGGCAGCTGCCGAGCTCTCGGTCGGCACGGTCTATAACTACTTCAAGTCGAAGGCCGAGATCGGCCTTGCCATCTACCAGGCCGACCGCGATTTGGTGCAGGCGGCGACATCCAAGGTCATCGACAACCCGCCCGCCGATCCAGTCGACGCCATCTGCCGCATGATGGAAACCGATTTCGAGACTGAGATCGGCTATCTCGACCGCGCCGTCTGGTCGGCGCTGTTCGGTGCGTCCTTCACCGACCAGTCGAGCCTATCGACCGCCTTCGTCTCGGACGAGCTGATGCGCGTCGACCAGTTCCGGAAACTCCTCGGCGTCCTCAAAGCACGCGGCAAGATCGGCGCCGAGGCCGACATCGACGCCGCGGCCGAAATGCTGGGCGCTCTCAATCTCTGGTACTTCATGCGCTGGCTGGCGGGCCTCCGTGCCGGCGCCGACAACGCCGAAAGCGGCATCCTCGACGCCGAAGCGAAGGCAACTTTACGCCGCCACGTCGCCCAGCTGATGCAGGGGATGCGGGTTTAG
- a CDS encoding dipeptidase, which yields MNKPVTTQTTLAPKGTQATEPLLPKSDWPQVFKDGIIWDAHACLPLLPNYDCSALERHRAAGATFVSVNVGMDFNPLAQCIRVIAGFRDWIGKHSDHYIMVDTLDDVRRAKREGKLAVAFDLEGSAMIEDDLAMLGVYRDLGVRQMHLAYNRDNNIAGGCFGKNQGLTDLGREVVKECNRVGITMDCSHSARQTSLDVMEVSSKPVVFSHSNAKALCDHPRNIDDVQMKRAAETGGMVCVTGIGPFLGADIDTDTIIRHIDYMVEKIGVAHVGIGIDYSFDQDHSDLPEGEDPALWWPKVQGVDFDFSTVRFVSPERLPDIAAGLLKHGYKDADVAAIMGGNFMRVAEACWS from the coding sequence ATGAATAAGCCGGTGACGACGCAGACGACTCTCGCGCCTAAGGGCACGCAAGCAACGGAACCTTTGTTGCCGAAAAGCGATTGGCCGCAGGTGTTCAAGGACGGCATCATCTGGGACGCCCATGCCTGCCTGCCGCTCCTCCCCAATTACGATTGCAGTGCGTTGGAGCGGCACCGCGCCGCCGGCGCCACTTTCGTCTCGGTCAATGTCGGCATGGATTTCAATCCGCTCGCGCAATGCATCCGCGTCATCGCCGGTTTCCGTGACTGGATCGGCAAGCACAGCGACCATTACATCATGGTCGACACGCTCGACGACGTGCGCCGCGCCAAGCGCGAGGGGAAGCTTGCCGTCGCCTTCGACCTTGAGGGCTCGGCCATGATCGAGGACGATCTCGCCATGCTGGGCGTCTATCGCGATCTCGGCGTGCGGCAGATGCATCTCGCCTATAACCGCGACAACAATATCGCCGGCGGCTGCTTCGGCAAGAATCAGGGCCTCACCGATCTGGGCCGCGAGGTGGTGAAGGAATGCAACCGGGTGGGCATCACCATGGATTGCTCGCACTCCGCGCGCCAGACCAGCCTCGACGTGATGGAAGTGTCATCGAAGCCCGTGGTCTTCAGCCATAGCAACGCGAAGGCCCTGTGCGATCACCCACGCAACATCGATGACGTGCAGATGAAACGCGCCGCCGAAACCGGCGGCATGGTCTGCGTCACCGGCATCGGCCCGTTCTTAGGCGCCGATATCGACACCGACACCATCATCCGCCATATCGATTACATGGTGGAAAAGATCGGCGTGGCGCATGTCGGCATCGGCATCGACTATTCCTTCGACCAGGACCACAGCGACCTCCCCGAAGGCGAAGACCCGGCTTTGTGGTGGCCCAAGGTCCAAGGCGTCGATTTCGACTTCTCAACCGTGCGCTTCGTCTCGCCCGAACGATTGCCGGATATCGCGGCGGGGCTGTTGAAGCACGGCTACAAGGACGCGGATGTGGCCGCCATCATGGGCGGCAACTTCATGCGCGTTGCGGAGGCGTGCTGGAGTTGA